A region of Halosolutus amylolyticus DNA encodes the following proteins:
- the fmdA gene encoding formamidase, which translates to MPEVQFEVDVDEPPDEQPGDNPFNRWHPEIETVITVEPGETVRLECLDWTGGQIQDNDNANEVRDVDLNQVHYLSGPVEVQGAEPGDLLKTTLLDIGPLNDRWEFGFTGIFSQQNGGGFLTDHFPDAAKAIWNLDGTYVSSRHIPDVYYEGMIHPGLIGTAPSHELLEEWNEREQELIEKHAEDPESIQNHPTGESEPPVASPPTTDGALPGEATGDTADSIAEEGARTVPPREHGGNCDIKDLSLGSTIYFPVFVDGAKFGIGDLHASQGDGEITFCGAIEMAGYVDVKFELVKDGMNKYGIDHPIFEPGHRGPNFTDYVVFEGYSVTEDGEQRYMDPHVAYRRAALEAIEYLTKFGYTREQAYMILGTVPIQGRQSGIVDIPNACSTLAVPKDVFEFDVSPDALDEHDGRKQVPITDDPLG; encoded by the coding sequence ATGCCCGAAGTACAATTCGAGGTGGACGTCGACGAGCCACCCGACGAACAGCCAGGGGACAACCCATTCAACCGCTGGCATCCGGAGATCGAGACCGTCATCACGGTCGAACCAGGCGAGACGGTTCGACTCGAGTGTCTCGACTGGACTGGGGGACAGATACAGGACAACGATAACGCGAACGAGGTCCGGGACGTGGACCTCAACCAGGTCCACTACCTGAGCGGCCCTGTGGAGGTACAGGGAGCCGAACCGGGAGACCTGTTGAAGACGACGCTTCTCGATATCGGACCGCTGAACGATCGATGGGAGTTCGGCTTCACCGGGATCTTTTCCCAGCAGAACGGCGGCGGATTCCTCACCGACCACTTCCCCGACGCTGCGAAGGCGATCTGGAATCTCGACGGAACCTACGTTTCCTCGAGACACATTCCGGACGTCTACTACGAGGGGATGATCCACCCCGGCTTGATCGGCACCGCTCCCTCCCACGAACTGCTCGAGGAATGGAACGAGCGCGAGCAGGAACTGATCGAGAAACACGCCGAGGATCCCGAATCGATCCAGAATCACCCGACCGGCGAGTCGGAACCGCCCGTCGCGTCGCCGCCGACCACCGACGGAGCCCTTCCCGGCGAGGCGACCGGCGACACCGCCGACAGCATCGCCGAAGAAGGGGCCAGAACGGTTCCCCCGCGGGAACACGGCGGCAACTGCGACATCAAGGACCTCTCGCTGGGTTCGACGATCTACTTCCCGGTCTTCGTCGACGGCGCGAAGTTCGGGATCGGTGACCTCCACGCCTCCCAGGGTGACGGGGAGATCACCTTCTGTGGCGCCATCGAGATGGCTGGCTACGTAGACGTGAAGTTCGAACTCGTCAAGGACGGGATGAACAAGTACGGCATCGACCACCCCATATTCGAACCGGGGCATCGCGGCCCGAACTTCACCGATTACGTCGTCTTCGAGGGCTACTCCGTCACGGAGGACGGCGAACAGCGGTATATGGATCCTCACGTCGCGTATCGGCGTGCCGCACTCGAAGCGATCGAGTATTTGACCAAGTTCGGCTACACGCGAGAGCAGGCGTACATGATCCTCGGAACCGTCCCGATCCAGGGCAGACAGAGCGGGATCGTCGACATCCCCAACGCCTGTTCGACGCTCGCCGTCCCGAAGGACGTCTTCGAGTTCGACGTCAGTCCAGACGCGCTCGACGAGCACGACGGCCGCAAACAGGTCCCGATCACCGACGATCCGCTGGGCTGA
- the thsA gene encoding thermosome subunit alpha has translation MTNGGNHRQVLSRGNGIHTLGGREAQLDNVAAAQALSEAIKTTLGPKGLDKLLVSSDGTVVVTNDGASIVDRMEIDHPAAKSIVEVAAQQDSAVGDGTTSAIVLAGELLEEAEGLLEDGLHETTIARGYTLAAERAQDTLSDRTIPVESDDYATLRAVAQTAITGKWDRAASDFLAKQTVDAVRTIERDGTVDLKRLTRKAVPGSSYYDSELVDGLVIDMESSSTTPVSPEPGLPRVFDGATVALVDDQLTIETATGQGTVSLESPADLQDLRGYERAVYERYVDRITDAGADVVFCQKAIDDMVRYLLTKHGVLAVERTRQDELEKLGRATGARPVGTVDDLTAADIGRARRVERRGVGPTDVAIVDGGTDADQVTLLLRGGTRQVADETKRVVDGCIHVLTRTIEDGAVVPGGGATEISVASDLRGYATTVSGREQLAVEAFADAIEAIPRILAASAGLDPIDALVELRARHHDGDHTAGLRLDAESGRIGDVVEGGILEPRAVTERAIASAAEAANLLVRVDEVVAVSRDADEDAHDHEHDHGPDGVVEGSGGYPWAIGHSMGH, from the coding sequence ATGACAAACGGTGGCAACCATCGACAGGTGCTCTCGCGGGGAAACGGGATCCACACGCTCGGCGGGCGTGAGGCACAACTGGACAACGTCGCGGCTGCCCAGGCGCTTTCGGAGGCGATCAAGACGACGCTCGGTCCGAAGGGGCTGGACAAACTCCTCGTGAGTTCGGACGGGACGGTCGTCGTGACCAACGACGGGGCGAGCATCGTCGATCGAATGGAAATCGATCATCCCGCCGCGAAGTCGATCGTCGAAGTCGCGGCCCAACAGGATTCAGCGGTCGGTGACGGAACGACGTCGGCGATCGTTCTCGCGGGCGAACTGCTCGAGGAGGCCGAGGGACTTCTCGAGGACGGACTCCACGAGACGACCATTGCACGGGGCTATACCCTCGCTGCCGAACGCGCACAAGACACCCTGTCCGACCGAACGATACCGGTGGAATCCGACGATTACGCCACGCTTCGAGCCGTCGCCCAGACCGCGATCACGGGCAAGTGGGATCGAGCGGCGAGCGACTTCCTGGCGAAACAGACGGTCGACGCCGTCCGCACGATCGAACGGGACGGGACAGTCGATCTGAAACGGCTCACGCGCAAGGCGGTTCCGGGGAGTTCGTACTACGACTCGGAACTCGTCGACGGACTCGTCATCGACATGGAATCGTCGTCCACGACGCCGGTGTCGCCCGAACCCGGCCTCCCCCGCGTGTTCGATGGGGCCACCGTCGCGCTCGTCGACGACCAACTCACGATCGAAACGGCGACTGGACAGGGGACGGTTAGCCTCGAATCCCCGGCGGACCTGCAGGACCTCAGAGGGTACGAGCGAGCGGTCTACGAGCGGTACGTCGACCGGATCACCGACGCGGGTGCGGACGTGGTCTTCTGCCAGAAGGCGATCGACGACATGGTCCGGTACCTGCTCACGAAGCATGGCGTTCTTGCCGTCGAGCGGACTCGTCAGGACGAACTCGAAAAGCTCGGTCGTGCCACGGGAGCACGTCCAGTGGGGACGGTCGACGACCTGACGGCTGCTGATATCGGTCGGGCGCGACGAGTCGAGCGCCGCGGCGTCGGCCCGACCGACGTCGCGATCGTCGACGGCGGAACGGACGCCGATCAGGTGACGTTGCTTCTCCGGGGCGGGACACGACAGGTCGCCGACGAGACGAAACGGGTCGTCGACGGGTGCATTCACGTCCTGACACGGACGATCGAGGACGGTGCCGTCGTTCCCGGCGGCGGTGCGACGGAAATCTCCGTCGCGAGTGATCTCCGGGGGTACGCGACGACCGTCTCTGGACGGGAGCAACTCGCCGTCGAAGCGTTCGCCGACGCCATCGAAGCGATCCCCCGGATCCTCGCCGCTTCAGCGGGGTTGGATCCGATCGACGCCCTCGTCGAGTTGCGAGCCAGACACCACGACGGCGATCACACAGCGGGATTGCGTCTCGATGCGGAGTCGGGTCGTATCGGCGACGTAGTCGAAGGCGGGATCCTCGAGCCGCGTGCGGTCACCGAGCGGGCGATCGCCAGCGCGGCCGAAGCCGCGAACCTGCTCGTCCGCGTCGACGAAGTCGTCGCGGTGAGCCGCGACGCGGACGAGGACGCCCACGATCACGAGCACGATCACGGTCCGGACGGCGTCGTCGAGGGCAGCGGCGGCTACCCCTGGGCGATCGGCCACTCGATGGGGCACTGA
- the fmdA gene encoding formamidase, translating into MPETIFEVDVDASIEEQPDPIVNRWHPDVPPAATIEPGEKVRIECLDWTGNQVKNDDSANDIRDMRLDPNHHLSGPFEVAGAEPGDVLVIDILDLGPFPENEWGFTGIFELDNGGGFLTDHFPEARKAIWETDGVMTHSRHIEDVRFPGCTHPGIVGTAPSHELLEEWNEREKALIERGAEAETAVNHETREDDPPLALPPEPNEVFLGDMDEEDVEEAAEEAARTIPPRENAGNCDIKNLGRGSRVYLPVFVEGANFITGDLHFSQGDGEITFCGAIEIAGWIDLKVDVIKNGMEQLGTDYAMFKPGYQDPDFSNYVVFEGYSVDEDGTQHYKNANVGMRRACLDAIDYLTNFGYTEEQAYILLSTIPVESRIAGIVDLPNTCVTVSVPNEAFDIDIDPDTLTDEYASVGGKGDVAKPS; encoded by the coding sequence ATGCCAGAGACGATATTCGAGGTGGACGTGGACGCCTCCATCGAGGAACAACCGGATCCGATAGTGAACCGCTGGCATCCGGACGTCCCACCGGCGGCGACGATCGAACCCGGTGAGAAAGTTCGGATCGAATGCCTCGACTGGACGGGGAATCAGGTGAAAAACGACGACAGCGCGAACGACATCCGGGACATGCGGTTGGATCCCAACCACCACTTGAGCGGCCCCTTCGAGGTCGCGGGGGCCGAACCCGGTGACGTTCTCGTAATCGACATTCTGGATCTCGGCCCGTTCCCGGAGAACGAGTGGGGGTTCACCGGCATCTTCGAACTGGATAACGGCGGCGGGTTCCTCACCGATCACTTCCCGGAAGCCAGGAAGGCTATATGGGAGACCGACGGCGTGATGACTCACTCGCGTCATATCGAGGACGTGCGATTCCCGGGTTGTACTCACCCCGGCATCGTCGGGACTGCACCCTCACACGAACTGCTCGAGGAGTGGAACGAGCGCGAGAAGGCACTCATCGAGCGGGGGGCTGAGGCCGAAACCGCAGTCAATCACGAAACGCGAGAGGACGACCCACCGCTCGCTCTGCCACCGGAACCGAACGAGGTATTCCTCGGGGACATGGACGAGGAAGACGTCGAGGAGGCAGCCGAAGAAGCGGCCCGGACGATCCCGCCCCGGGAGAACGCCGGGAACTGCGACATCAAGAACCTCGGTCGCGGCTCCCGGGTGTATCTCCCCGTGTTCGTCGAGGGTGCGAACTTCATCACCGGTGATCTGCACTTCTCCCAGGGCGACGGGGAGATCACCTTCTGTGGCGCCATCGAGATCGCCGGCTGGATCGACTTGAAAGTCGACGTCATCAAAAACGGGATGGAACAGTTGGGAACCGATTACGCGATGTTCAAACCCGGCTACCAGGATCCCGACTTCTCGAACTACGTCGTCTTCGAGGGCTACTCCGTCGACGAAGACGGCACCCAGCACTACAAGAACGCGAACGTCGGAATGCGCCGGGCCTGTCTGGATGCGATCGACTACCTGACGAACTTCGGCTACACCGAAGAGCAGGCGTACATCCTCCTCAGCACGATCCCCGTCGAGAGCCGTATCGCGGGAATCGTCGACCTGCCGAACACCTGCGTGACGGTGTCGGTTCCCAACGAGGCCTTCGACATCGACATCGATCCGGATACGCTCACCGACGAGTACGCGTCCGTCGGCGGGAAAGGCGACGTCGCCAAACCCTCCTGA
- a CDS encoding transcriptional regulator, whose protein sequence is MSEDETDPATDRERLSLQSITDRIDSLSPGDEISFNDRDARYEVVETDRYSITVVGPNDDRLTLSQNLQTGGWAVHEELWWIGSDRSAD, encoded by the coding sequence ATGTCCGAGGACGAGACTGACCCCGCCACGGATCGCGAACGCCTCTCGCTACAGTCGATCACCGATCGGATCGATTCTCTCAGTCCAGGCGACGAAATATCGTTCAACGATCGGGACGCGCGATACGAGGTCGTCGAAACCGACAGGTACTCGATTACGGTCGTCGGTCCGAACGACGACCGTCTCACGCTCTCGCAGAACCTTCAGACCGGCGGCTGGGCCGTCCACGAGGAACTCTGGTGGATCGGTTCCGACCGATCCGCTGACTGA
- a CDS encoding AmiS/UreI family transporter, with product MSLYMILGMGLIFVGAVLVVNGIWLLGKGADSDVAILNFFVGILTFIIAMWWAFGELWAFGEYQSGDAFVAAGTLLFSFTYLWIGANAIRGIGDQRSFGWYCILVTVIAVPTGYLVFTGGDVGLAGLWWIWAVLWATFWVLLGLELDEYTEPIAWFTTAVGLVTGAAGYLMAAGFWPWAA from the coding sequence ATGTCACTGTACATGATACTGGGTATGGGACTGATTTTCGTCGGTGCCGTACTGGTGGTGAACGGGATTTGGTTGCTCGGCAAAGGGGCCGACAGCGACGTCGCGATACTGAACTTTTTCGTCGGGATACTCACGTTCATCATCGCGATGTGGTGGGCATTCGGCGAGTTGTGGGCGTTCGGGGAGTACCAGTCCGGAGACGCGTTCGTCGCAGCCGGGACGCTGCTGTTTTCGTTCACGTACCTGTGGATCGGCGCGAACGCGATCCGGGGTATCGGTGACCAGCGATCGTTCGGCTGGTATTGCATACTCGTCACCGTCATCGCCGTTCCGACGGGATACCTGGTATTTACCGGGGGAGACGTCGGACTCGCCGGACTCTGGTGGATCTGGGCGGTCCTCTGGGCGACGTTCTGGGTGCTACTGGGGTTAGAACTCGACGAGTACACCGAACCGATCGCCTGGTTCACGACGGCCGTCGGTCTCGTCACGGGTGCGGCCGGCTACCTGATGGCGGCCGGCTTCTGGCCGTGGGCAGCCTGA
- the crcB gene encoding fluoride efflux transporter CrcB, with protein MSDPVLLVGFGGAIGALGRYTVTTLVEGERFPLSTFLVNVLGSFLLGLVLFADVAESIQLFVGVGACGAFTTFSTFSVDTVRLVEEGHVRTATIYALGNVLVSVTAIGIAWVLVA; from the coding sequence GTGAGTGACCCGGTACTTCTCGTCGGCTTCGGTGGTGCGATCGGTGCGCTGGGTCGGTACACAGTGACCACTCTCGTCGAGGGAGAGCGATTCCCGCTGTCGACGTTCCTGGTGAACGTCCTCGGAAGCTTCCTGCTGGGACTCGTGCTGTTCGCGGACGTCGCCGAGTCGATCCAGTTGTTCGTCGGGGTTGGAGCCTGCGGCGCGTTCACCACGTTTTCGACGTTCTCCGTCGACACGGTTCGACTCGTCGAGGAGGGGCACGTGCGGACTGCCACTATCTACGCGCTCGGCAACGTCCTGGTCTCGGTCACGGCGATCGGGATCGCCTGGGTCCTGGTCGCCTGA
- a CDS encoding fluoride efflux transporter FluC, whose translation MTDYEWFAGIQVVILVAIGGFLGANARFGVGLVSPGLSGTFVANVTGSFVLGFVVYEAMYTDYLTDRSRLLVSTGFLSSYTTYSTFAYQTVTVEPLVGLINVAASYSCGFAGVVLGRWVALRIRGGSRE comes from the coding sequence ATGACCGACTACGAGTGGTTTGCCGGCATCCAGGTAGTGATCCTCGTCGCAATCGGGGGCTTTCTGGGGGCGAACGCCCGATTTGGGGTCGGCCTCGTCTCCCCGGGCTTGTCCGGAACGTTCGTCGCGAACGTGACCGGGAGTTTCGTGCTCGGGTTCGTCGTGTACGAGGCGATGTACACCGACTATCTCACGGACAGGAGTCGTCTGCTCGTGTCGACGGGCTTTCTCTCCTCGTACACGACCTACAGCACGTTCGCGTACCAGACGGTGACTGTCGAACCGCTGGTCGGCCTGATCAACGTCGCTGCCAGTTACTCGTGTGGCTTTGCGGGCGTCGTACTCGGTCGATGGGTCGCGCTTCGAATCCGAGGTGGATCTCGTGAGTGA
- a CDS encoding carboxymuconolactone decarboxylase family protein, whose product MSSRIEPIEPGDADDETVNEILRESERGWYKDSAYFGAVAHRPRLLKRLVRTFRLFPRSDSIDAETLELMRLRVAAVHGCAYCGTVRTWDVKDAIEPKEDAVFADQIDTSELTRREELAVRVADYMSRNPQEMPDEFVAELREEYSDEAIVELLLFAGLEVGLDRFCIALRLDTTETSPYPTGLEYPLERET is encoded by the coding sequence ATGTCTTCCCGAATCGAACCGATCGAACCCGGTGACGCGGACGACGAGACGGTCAACGAGATCCTCCGAGAGAGCGAACGAGGCTGGTACAAGGATTCCGCGTACTTCGGTGCCGTCGCACATCGACCGCGACTGTTGAAGCGGCTCGTCAGAACGTTCCGCCTCTTTCCGCGGAGCGATTCGATCGACGCCGAGACGCTGGAGTTGATGCGACTGCGGGTCGCTGCGGTCCACGGCTGTGCATACTGCGGCACCGTTCGTACCTGGGACGTGAAGGACGCGATCGAACCGAAAGAAGACGCGGTGTTCGCCGATCAAATCGATACGAGCGAACTCACGCGGCGCGAGGAACTCGCCGTTCGCGTGGCGGACTACATGTCTCGGAATCCACAGGAGATGCCCGACGAATTCGTCGCCGAACTGCGCGAGGAATACAGCGACGAGGCGATCGTCGAACTCCTGCTGTTCGCCGGCCTCGAGGTCGGACTCGACAGGTTCTGTATCGCGTTGCGGCTAGATACCACCGAAACGAGTCCGTACCCGACCGGACTCGAGTATCCGCTCGAGCGAGAGACGTAG